The Panthera leo isolate Ple1 chromosome C2, P.leo_Ple1_pat1.1, whole genome shotgun sequence genome window below encodes:
- the LOC122229212 gene encoding keratin-associated protein 21-1-like yields the protein MCCNYGNSCGYGCGYGYGCGCAPYYGCGYGTGYGCGYGTGYGCGYGYGSSCCAYRPFFYRRCYSSCC from the coding sequence ATGTGTTGCAACTATGGCAACTCCTGTGGCTATGGCTGTGGATATGGCTATGGCTGTGGATGTGCCCCCTATTATGGCTGTGGTTATGGAACAGGCTATGGCTGTGGCTATGGTACTGGATATGGCTGTGGCTATGGCTATGGCTCCAGCTGCTGTGCCTACCGGCCATTTTTCTATAGAAGATGTTATTCTTCTTGCTGCTAG
- the LOC122198762 gene encoding keratin-associated protein 6-2-like, whose protein sequence is MCCNYGNSCGYGCGYGYGCGYGPYYSWSYGPGYGCGYGSRYGCGSGCGYGCGYGSCCGYGPRYGCGCGYGSGCYGYQPFCYRRCYSSCC, encoded by the coding sequence ATGTGTTGCAACTACGGCAACTCTTGTGGCTATGGCTGTGGCTATGGCTATGGCTGTGGCTATGGCCCCTATTACAGCTGGAGTTATGGACCTGGCTATGGATGTGGATATGGCTCCCGGTATGGCTGTGGCTCTGGTTGTGGATATGGCTGTGGATATGGCTCCTGCTGTGGCTACGGCCCCAGATATGGCTGTGGTTGTGGCTATGGCTCCGGCTGCTATGGTTACCAGCCATTTTGCTATAGAAGATGTTATTCTTCTTGCTGCTAG
- the LOC122198763 gene encoding keratin-associated protein 6-2-like, translated as MCCNYGNSCGCGCGYGYGCGCSPYYGCGYGLRYGCGYGSGYGCGYGSCCGYGTGYGCGYGYGSNCCGYRPFFYRRCYSSCC; from the coding sequence ATGTGTTGCAACTACGGCAActcctgtggctgtggctgtggatATGGCTATGGCTGTGGATGTAGTCCGTATTATGGCTGTGGTTATGGCCTCCGTTATGGCTGTGGCTATGGCTCAGGATATGGCTGTGGCTATGGCTCCTGCTGTGGCTATGGCACTGGATATGGCTGTGGCTATGGCTATGGCTCCAACTGCTGTGGCTACCGGCCATTTTTCTATAGAAGATGTTATTCCTCTTGCTGCTAG
- the LOC122229211 gene encoding keratin-associated protein 6-2-like — translation MCCNYGNSCGYGCGYGCGYGSGYGCGCGMGYGCGYGSRYGCGYGSYCGPGYGCGYGMGYGCGYGLRYGCGYGLGYGCGYGSCCGYGPGYGCGCGYGSSCCGYRPLYYRRCYSSCC, via the exons ATGTGTTGCAACTACGGCAACTCCTGTGGCTATGGCTGTGGCTATGGCTGTGGCTATGGCT CTGGCTATGGCTGTGGCTGTGGTATGGGCTATGGCTGTGGATATGGCTCCCGGTATGGCTGTGGATATGGCTCCTACTGTGG ACCTGGCTATGGCTGTGGCTATGGTATGGGTTATGGCTGTGGTTATGGCCTCCGTTATGGCTGTGGCTATGGCTTAGGATATGGTTGTGGATATGGTTCCTGCTGTGGCTACGGCCCCGGATATGGCTGTGGTTGTGGCTAtggctccagctgctgtggcTACCGGCCACTTTACTATAGAAGATGTTATTCCTCTTGCTGCTAG